The following are encoded in a window of Mustela nigripes isolate SB6536 chromosome 1, MUSNIG.SB6536, whole genome shotgun sequence genomic DNA:
- the PCDH7 gene encoding protocadherin-7 isoform X6 translates to MLRMRTAGWARGWCLGCCLLLPLSLSLAAAKQLLRYRLAEEGPADVRIGNVASDLGIVTGSGEVTFSLESGSEYLKIDNLTGELSTSERRIDREKLPQCQMIFDENECFLDFEVSVIGPSQSWVDLFEGRVIVLDINDNTPTFPSPVLTLTVEENRPVGTLYLLPTATDRDFGRNGIERYELLQEPGGGGGGGGGGGSGGGGEGRRSGPADSAPYPGGGGNGASGGGPGGSKRRPDAPEGGGGTNPGGRSSVFELQVADTPDGEKQPQLIVKGALDREQRDSYELTLRVRDGGDPPRSSQAILRVLITDVNDNSPRFEKSVYEADLAENSAPGTPILQLRAADLDVGVNGQIEYVFGAATESVRRLLRLDETSGWLSVLHRIDREEVNQLRFTVMARDRGQPPKTDKATVVLNIKDENDNVPSIEIRKIGRIPLKDGVANVAEDVLVDTPIALVQVSDRDQGENGVVTCTVVGDVPFQLKPASDTEGDQNKKKYFLHTSAPLDYETTREFNVVIVAVDSGSPSLSSNNSLVVKVGDTNDNPPVFGQSVVEVYFPENNIPGERVATVLATDADSGKNAEIAYSLDSSVMGIFAIDPDSGDILVNTVLDREQTDRYEFKVNAKDKGIPVLQGSTTVIVQVADKNDNDPKFMQDVFTFYVKENLQPNSPVGMVTVMDADKGRNAEMSLYIEENSNIFSIENDTGTIYSTMSFDREHQTTYTFRVKAVDGGDPPRSATATVSLFVMDENDNAPTVTLPRNISYTLLPPSSNVRTVVATVLATDSDDGINADLNYSIVGGNPFKLFEIDSTSGVVSLVGKLTQKHYGLHRLVVQVNDSGQPSQSTTTLVHVFVNESVSNATVIDSQIARSLHTPLTQDIAGDPSYEISKQRLSIVIGVVAGIMTVILIILIVVMARYCRSKNKNGYEAGKKDHEDFFTPQQHDKSKKPKKDKKNKKSKQPLYSSIVTVEASKPNGQRYDSVNEKLSDSPSMGRYRSVNGGPGSPDLARHYKSSSPLPTVQLHPQSPTAGKKHQAVQDLPPANTFVGAGDNISIGSDHCSEYSCQTNNKYSKQVDMVQTTNPSGHIEESCKMNVCARK, encoded by the coding sequence aTGCTGAGGATGCGGACCGCGGGGTGGGCGCGCGGCTGGTGCCTGGGTTGCTGTCTCCTCTTGCCGCTCTCGCTCAGCCTGGCGGCCGCCAAGCAACTCCTCCGATATCGACTGGCTGAGGAGGGCCCAGCGGACGTCCGCATCGGCAACGTCGCCTCGGACTTGGGCATCGTGACGGGTTCGGGTGAGGTGACTTTCAGCCTCGAGTCGGGCTCGGAGTACCTAAAGATCGACAACCTCACCGGCGAGCTGAGCACGAGCGAGCGGCGCATCGACCGCGAGAAGCTGCCCCAGTGTCAGATGATCTTCGACGAGAACGAGTGCTTTCTGGACTTCGAAGTGTCGGTCATCGGGCCCTCGCAGAGCTGGGTGGACCTGTTCGAGGGTCGGGTCATCGTACTCGATATCAACGACAACACGCCCACCTTCCCGTCACCCGTGCTCACGCTCACGGTGGAGGAGAACCGGCCGGTGGGCACTCTCTACCTGCTACCCACCGCCACGGACCGTGACTTCGGCCGTAACGGCATCGAGCGCTACGAGCTGCTCCAGGAGCCCgggggcggtggcggcggcggcggcggcggcggcagcggcggcggcggcgagggcCGGCGCTCTGGGCCTGCCGACAGCGCCCCCTACCCCGGGGGCGGCGGGAACGGCGCGAGCGGCGGCGGCCCAGGCGGCTCCAAGAGGCGGCCGGACGCACCAGAGGGCGGCGGCGGGACCAACCCCGGTGGCCGTAGCAGCGTGTTCGAACTGCAGGTGGCCGACACCCCGGATGGCGAGAAGCAGCCACAGCTGATTGTGAAGGGGGCGCTGGACCGGGAACAACGCGATTCCTACGAGCTGACCCTGCGGGTGCGCGACGGTGGCGACCCTCCTCGCTCCTCTCAGGCCATCCTAAGGGTGCTCATCACCGACGTGAACGACAACAGCCCCCGCTTCGAGAAGAGCGTGTATGAAGCTGACCTAGCCGAGAATAGCGCCCCAGGGACTCCCATCCTGCAGCTGCGTGCCGCGGACCTGGACGTGGGGGTCAACGGACAGATCGAGTATGTGTTCGGAGCGGCTACCGAATCCGTGCGGCGGCTGCTGCGACTGGACGAGACGTCCGGCTGGCTCAGTGTCCTGCATCGCATCGACCGCGAGGAGGTGAACCAGCTGCGCTTCACGGTCATGGCCCGCGACCGCGGGCAGCCCCCCAAGACCGACAAGGCCACGGTGGTCCTTAACATCAAGGACGAGAACGACAATGTGCCGTCCATTGAAATCCGCAAGATCGGGCGTATCCCACTCAAGGACGGGGTGGCCAACGTGGCCGAAGATGTTCTGGTCGACACCCCCATTGCTCTGGTACAGGTGTCCGACCGAGACCAAGGCGAGAACGGGGTAGTCACCTGCACCGTGGTGGGTGATGTGCCCTTCCAGCTCAAGCCGGCCAGCGACACAGAGGGCGACCAGAACAAGAAAAAGTACTTTCTGCACACCTCGGCCCCTTTGGACTATGAGACCACCCGGGAATTCAACGTGGTCATAGTGGCGGTGGACTCGGGCAGCCCCAGCCTCTCCAGCAACAACTCCCTGGTTGTCAAGGTAGGAGACACCAATGACAACCCGCCCGTCTTTGGCCAGTCGGTGGTGGAGGTGTACTTTCCCGAGAATAACATCCCTGGAGAGAGGGTGGCCACGGTGCTGGCGACAGACGCCGACAGTGGGAAAAATGCAGAGATTGCCTACTCTCTGGATTCTTCCGTTATGGGGATCTTTGCCATCGATCCTGATTCTGGGGACATCCTTGTCAATACGGTGCTGGACCGAGAGCAGACAGACAGGTATGAGTTTAAAGTTAACGCCAAAGACAAAGGCATCCCAGTGCTGCAGGGCAGCACCACGGTGATTGTGCAGGTGGCTGACAAGAATGACAATGACCCTAAGTTTATGCAGGACGTCTTTACCTTTTATGTGAAAGAAAACTTGCAGCCCAACAGCCCTGTGGGGATGGTCACGGTGATGGATGCTGACAAGGGGCGCAATGCGGAGATGAGCCTCTACATCGaagaaaacagtaacattttttccattgagaatgacacGGGGACCATTTACTCCACAATGTCTTTTGACCGGGAACATCAGACCACATACACATTCAGAGTCAAGGCTGTGGATGGGGGAGATCCTCCCAGATCCGCCACAGCCACAGTCTCTCTCTTTGTGATGGATGAGAATGACAATGCTCCCACCGTGACCCTTCCCAGAAACATTTCCTACACTTTACTGCCACCTTCGAGTAATGTCAGGACGGTAGTAGCTACAGTGTTGGCAACAGACAGTGACGATGGCATCAATGCAGACCTTAACTACAGCATTGTGGGAGGGAATCCCTTCAAGCTGTTTGAGATTGATTCCACCAGTGGTGTGGTTTCCTTAGTGGGAAAACTCACCCAAAAGCATTATGGCTTGCACAGGTTGGTTGTGCAAGTGAATGATAGTGGGCAGCCTTCCCAGTCCACCACAACTCTGGTGCATGTGTTTGTCAATGAAAGTGTTTCTAATGCAACTGTGATTGACTCCCAGATAGCCAGAAGTTTGCACACCCCACTCACCCAGGATATAGCTGGTGACCCAAGTTACGAAATTAGCAAGCAGAGACTCAGTATTGTCATTGGGGTGGTTGCTGGAATTATGACAGTGATTCTAATCATCTTAATTGTAGTGATGGCAAGGTACTGCCggtccaaaaataaaaatggctatgAAGCTGGCAAAAAGGATCACGAAGACTTTTTTACACCCCAGCAGCACGACAAATCTAAAAAGCctaaaaaggacaagaaaaacaaaaaatctaagcAGCCTCTCTACAGCAGCATTGTCACTGTAGAAGCTTCTAAACCAAATGGACAGAGGTATGATAGTGTCAATGAGAAGCTGTCAGATAGCCCAAGCATGGGGCGATACCGATCTGTTAATGGGGGGCCTGGCAGTCCTGACCTGGCCAGGCATTACAAATCTAGCTCTCCATTGCCTACTGTCCAGCTTCACCCCCAGTCACCAACTGCAGGAAAAAAACACCAGGCCGTACAAGATCTACCACCAGCCAACACCTTTGTGGGAGCAGGAGACAACATTTCAATTGGATCAGATCACTGCTCTGAATACAGCTGTCAAACCAATAACAAGTACAGCAAACAG
- the PCDH7 gene encoding protocadherin-7 isoform X5 encodes MLRMRTAGWARGWCLGCCLLLPLSLSLAAAKQLLRYRLAEEGPADVRIGNVASDLGIVTGSGEVTFSLESGSEYLKIDNLTGELSTSERRIDREKLPQCQMIFDENECFLDFEVSVIGPSQSWVDLFEGRVIVLDINDNTPTFPSPVLTLTVEENRPVGTLYLLPTATDRDFGRNGIERYELLQEPGGGGGGGGGGGSGGGGEGRRSGPADSAPYPGGGGNGASGGGPGGSKRRPDAPEGGGGTNPGGRSSVFELQVADTPDGEKQPQLIVKGALDREQRDSYELTLRVRDGGDPPRSSQAILRVLITDVNDNSPRFEKSVYEADLAENSAPGTPILQLRAADLDVGVNGQIEYVFGAATESVRRLLRLDETSGWLSVLHRIDREEVNQLRFTVMARDRGQPPKTDKATVVLNIKDENDNVPSIEIRKIGRIPLKDGVANVAEDVLVDTPIALVQVSDRDQGENGVVTCTVVGDVPFQLKPASDTEGDQNKKKYFLHTSAPLDYETTREFNVVIVAVDSGSPSLSSNNSLVVKVGDTNDNPPVFGQSVVEVYFPENNIPGERVATVLATDADSGKNAEIAYSLDSSVMGIFAIDPDSGDILVNTVLDREQTDRYEFKVNAKDKGIPVLQGSTTVIVQVADKNDNDPKFMQDVFTFYVKENLQPNSPVGMVTVMDADKGRNAEMSLYIEENSNIFSIENDTGTIYSTMSFDREHQTTYTFRVKAVDGGDPPRSATATVSLFVMDENDNAPTVTLPRNISYTLLPPSSNVRTVVATVLATDSDDGINADLNYSIVGGNPFKLFEIDSTSGVVSLVGKLTQKHYGLHRLVVQVNDSGQPSQSTTTLVHVFVNESVSNATVIDSQIARSLHTPLTQDIAGDPSYEISKQRLSIVIGVVAGIMTVILIILIVVMARYCRSKNKNGYEAGKKDHEDFFTPQQHDKSKKPKKDKKNKKSKQPLYSSIVTVEASKPNGQRYDSVNEKLSDSPSMGRYRSVNGGPGSPDLARHYKSSSPLPTVQLHPQSPTAGKKHQAVQDLPPANTFVGAGDNISIGSDHCSEYSCQTNNKYSKQPFRRVTFSVVSQPQDPHQGSLQSCYDSGLEESETPSSKSSSGPRLGALPLPEDNYERTTPDGSVGEAEHMENGVAAITTFPFLPFPHGKTHGRRVLLRPLH; translated from the coding sequence aTGCTGAGGATGCGGACCGCGGGGTGGGCGCGCGGCTGGTGCCTGGGTTGCTGTCTCCTCTTGCCGCTCTCGCTCAGCCTGGCGGCCGCCAAGCAACTCCTCCGATATCGACTGGCTGAGGAGGGCCCAGCGGACGTCCGCATCGGCAACGTCGCCTCGGACTTGGGCATCGTGACGGGTTCGGGTGAGGTGACTTTCAGCCTCGAGTCGGGCTCGGAGTACCTAAAGATCGACAACCTCACCGGCGAGCTGAGCACGAGCGAGCGGCGCATCGACCGCGAGAAGCTGCCCCAGTGTCAGATGATCTTCGACGAGAACGAGTGCTTTCTGGACTTCGAAGTGTCGGTCATCGGGCCCTCGCAGAGCTGGGTGGACCTGTTCGAGGGTCGGGTCATCGTACTCGATATCAACGACAACACGCCCACCTTCCCGTCACCCGTGCTCACGCTCACGGTGGAGGAGAACCGGCCGGTGGGCACTCTCTACCTGCTACCCACCGCCACGGACCGTGACTTCGGCCGTAACGGCATCGAGCGCTACGAGCTGCTCCAGGAGCCCgggggcggtggcggcggcggcggcggcggcggcagcggcggcggcggcgagggcCGGCGCTCTGGGCCTGCCGACAGCGCCCCCTACCCCGGGGGCGGCGGGAACGGCGCGAGCGGCGGCGGCCCAGGCGGCTCCAAGAGGCGGCCGGACGCACCAGAGGGCGGCGGCGGGACCAACCCCGGTGGCCGTAGCAGCGTGTTCGAACTGCAGGTGGCCGACACCCCGGATGGCGAGAAGCAGCCACAGCTGATTGTGAAGGGGGCGCTGGACCGGGAACAACGCGATTCCTACGAGCTGACCCTGCGGGTGCGCGACGGTGGCGACCCTCCTCGCTCCTCTCAGGCCATCCTAAGGGTGCTCATCACCGACGTGAACGACAACAGCCCCCGCTTCGAGAAGAGCGTGTATGAAGCTGACCTAGCCGAGAATAGCGCCCCAGGGACTCCCATCCTGCAGCTGCGTGCCGCGGACCTGGACGTGGGGGTCAACGGACAGATCGAGTATGTGTTCGGAGCGGCTACCGAATCCGTGCGGCGGCTGCTGCGACTGGACGAGACGTCCGGCTGGCTCAGTGTCCTGCATCGCATCGACCGCGAGGAGGTGAACCAGCTGCGCTTCACGGTCATGGCCCGCGACCGCGGGCAGCCCCCCAAGACCGACAAGGCCACGGTGGTCCTTAACATCAAGGACGAGAACGACAATGTGCCGTCCATTGAAATCCGCAAGATCGGGCGTATCCCACTCAAGGACGGGGTGGCCAACGTGGCCGAAGATGTTCTGGTCGACACCCCCATTGCTCTGGTACAGGTGTCCGACCGAGACCAAGGCGAGAACGGGGTAGTCACCTGCACCGTGGTGGGTGATGTGCCCTTCCAGCTCAAGCCGGCCAGCGACACAGAGGGCGACCAGAACAAGAAAAAGTACTTTCTGCACACCTCGGCCCCTTTGGACTATGAGACCACCCGGGAATTCAACGTGGTCATAGTGGCGGTGGACTCGGGCAGCCCCAGCCTCTCCAGCAACAACTCCCTGGTTGTCAAGGTAGGAGACACCAATGACAACCCGCCCGTCTTTGGCCAGTCGGTGGTGGAGGTGTACTTTCCCGAGAATAACATCCCTGGAGAGAGGGTGGCCACGGTGCTGGCGACAGACGCCGACAGTGGGAAAAATGCAGAGATTGCCTACTCTCTGGATTCTTCCGTTATGGGGATCTTTGCCATCGATCCTGATTCTGGGGACATCCTTGTCAATACGGTGCTGGACCGAGAGCAGACAGACAGGTATGAGTTTAAAGTTAACGCCAAAGACAAAGGCATCCCAGTGCTGCAGGGCAGCACCACGGTGATTGTGCAGGTGGCTGACAAGAATGACAATGACCCTAAGTTTATGCAGGACGTCTTTACCTTTTATGTGAAAGAAAACTTGCAGCCCAACAGCCCTGTGGGGATGGTCACGGTGATGGATGCTGACAAGGGGCGCAATGCGGAGATGAGCCTCTACATCGaagaaaacagtaacattttttccattgagaatgacacGGGGACCATTTACTCCACAATGTCTTTTGACCGGGAACATCAGACCACATACACATTCAGAGTCAAGGCTGTGGATGGGGGAGATCCTCCCAGATCCGCCACAGCCACAGTCTCTCTCTTTGTGATGGATGAGAATGACAATGCTCCCACCGTGACCCTTCCCAGAAACATTTCCTACACTTTACTGCCACCTTCGAGTAATGTCAGGACGGTAGTAGCTACAGTGTTGGCAACAGACAGTGACGATGGCATCAATGCAGACCTTAACTACAGCATTGTGGGAGGGAATCCCTTCAAGCTGTTTGAGATTGATTCCACCAGTGGTGTGGTTTCCTTAGTGGGAAAACTCACCCAAAAGCATTATGGCTTGCACAGGTTGGTTGTGCAAGTGAATGATAGTGGGCAGCCTTCCCAGTCCACCACAACTCTGGTGCATGTGTTTGTCAATGAAAGTGTTTCTAATGCAACTGTGATTGACTCCCAGATAGCCAGAAGTTTGCACACCCCACTCACCCAGGATATAGCTGGTGACCCAAGTTACGAAATTAGCAAGCAGAGACTCAGTATTGTCATTGGGGTGGTTGCTGGAATTATGACAGTGATTCTAATCATCTTAATTGTAGTGATGGCAAGGTACTGCCggtccaaaaataaaaatggctatgAAGCTGGCAAAAAGGATCACGAAGACTTTTTTACACCCCAGCAGCACGACAAATCTAAAAAGCctaaaaaggacaagaaaaacaaaaaatctaagcAGCCTCTCTACAGCAGCATTGTCACTGTAGAAGCTTCTAAACCAAATGGACAGAGGTATGATAGTGTCAATGAGAAGCTGTCAGATAGCCCAAGCATGGGGCGATACCGATCTGTTAATGGGGGGCCTGGCAGTCCTGACCTGGCCAGGCATTACAAATCTAGCTCTCCATTGCCTACTGTCCAGCTTCACCCCCAGTCACCAACTGCAGGAAAAAAACACCAGGCCGTACAAGATCTACCACCAGCCAACACCTTTGTGGGAGCAGGAGACAACATTTCAATTGGATCAGATCACTGCTCTGAATACAGCTGTCAAACCAATAACAAGTACAGCAAACAG
- the PCDH7 gene encoding protocadherin-7 isoform X7 — MLRMRTAGWARGWCLGCCLLLPLSLSLAAAKQLLRYRLAEEGPADVRIGNVASDLGIVTGSGEVTFSLESGSEYLKIDNLTGELSTSERRIDREKLPQCQMIFDENECFLDFEVSVIGPSQSWVDLFEGRVIVLDINDNTPTFPSPVLTLTVEENRPVGTLYLLPTATDRDFGRNGIERYELLQEPGGGGGGGGGGGSGGGGEGRRSGPADSAPYPGGGGNGASGGGPGGSKRRPDAPEGGGGTNPGGRSSVFELQVADTPDGEKQPQLIVKGALDREQRDSYELTLRVRDGGDPPRSSQAILRVLITDVNDNSPRFEKSVYEADLAENSAPGTPILQLRAADLDVGVNGQIEYVFGAATESVRRLLRLDETSGWLSVLHRIDREEVNQLRFTVMARDRGQPPKTDKATVVLNIKDENDNVPSIEIRKIGRIPLKDGVANVAEDVLVDTPIALVQVSDRDQGENGVVTCTVVGDVPFQLKPASDTEGDQNKKKYFLHTSAPLDYETTREFNVVIVAVDSGSPSLSSNNSLVVKVGDTNDNPPVFGQSVVEVYFPENNIPGERVATVLATDADSGKNAEIAYSLDSSVMGIFAIDPDSGDILVNTVLDREQTDRYEFKVNAKDKGIPVLQGSTTVIVQVADKNDNDPKFMQDVFTFYVKENLQPNSPVGMVTVMDADKGRNAEMSLYIEENSNIFSIENDTGTIYSTMSFDREHQTTYTFRVKAVDGGDPPRSATATVSLFVMDENDNAPTVTLPRNISYTLLPPSSNVRTVVATVLATDSDDGINADLNYSIVGGNPFKLFEIDSTSGVVSLVGKLTQKHYGLHRLVVQVNDSGQPSQSTTTLVHVFVNESVSNATVIDSQIARSLHTPLTQDIAGDPSYEISKQRLSIVIGVVAGIMTVILIILIVVMARYCRSKNKNGYEAGKKDHEDFFTPQQHDKSKKPKKDKKNKKSKQPLYSSIVTVEASKPNGQRYDSVNEKLSDSPSMGRYRSVNGGPGSPDLARHYKSSSPLPTVQLHPQSPTAGKKHQAVQDLPPANTFVGAGDNISIGSDHCSEYSCQTNNKYSKQMRLHPYITVFG, encoded by the coding sequence aTGCTGAGGATGCGGACCGCGGGGTGGGCGCGCGGCTGGTGCCTGGGTTGCTGTCTCCTCTTGCCGCTCTCGCTCAGCCTGGCGGCCGCCAAGCAACTCCTCCGATATCGACTGGCTGAGGAGGGCCCAGCGGACGTCCGCATCGGCAACGTCGCCTCGGACTTGGGCATCGTGACGGGTTCGGGTGAGGTGACTTTCAGCCTCGAGTCGGGCTCGGAGTACCTAAAGATCGACAACCTCACCGGCGAGCTGAGCACGAGCGAGCGGCGCATCGACCGCGAGAAGCTGCCCCAGTGTCAGATGATCTTCGACGAGAACGAGTGCTTTCTGGACTTCGAAGTGTCGGTCATCGGGCCCTCGCAGAGCTGGGTGGACCTGTTCGAGGGTCGGGTCATCGTACTCGATATCAACGACAACACGCCCACCTTCCCGTCACCCGTGCTCACGCTCACGGTGGAGGAGAACCGGCCGGTGGGCACTCTCTACCTGCTACCCACCGCCACGGACCGTGACTTCGGCCGTAACGGCATCGAGCGCTACGAGCTGCTCCAGGAGCCCgggggcggtggcggcggcggcggcggcggcggcagcggcggcggcggcgagggcCGGCGCTCTGGGCCTGCCGACAGCGCCCCCTACCCCGGGGGCGGCGGGAACGGCGCGAGCGGCGGCGGCCCAGGCGGCTCCAAGAGGCGGCCGGACGCACCAGAGGGCGGCGGCGGGACCAACCCCGGTGGCCGTAGCAGCGTGTTCGAACTGCAGGTGGCCGACACCCCGGATGGCGAGAAGCAGCCACAGCTGATTGTGAAGGGGGCGCTGGACCGGGAACAACGCGATTCCTACGAGCTGACCCTGCGGGTGCGCGACGGTGGCGACCCTCCTCGCTCCTCTCAGGCCATCCTAAGGGTGCTCATCACCGACGTGAACGACAACAGCCCCCGCTTCGAGAAGAGCGTGTATGAAGCTGACCTAGCCGAGAATAGCGCCCCAGGGACTCCCATCCTGCAGCTGCGTGCCGCGGACCTGGACGTGGGGGTCAACGGACAGATCGAGTATGTGTTCGGAGCGGCTACCGAATCCGTGCGGCGGCTGCTGCGACTGGACGAGACGTCCGGCTGGCTCAGTGTCCTGCATCGCATCGACCGCGAGGAGGTGAACCAGCTGCGCTTCACGGTCATGGCCCGCGACCGCGGGCAGCCCCCCAAGACCGACAAGGCCACGGTGGTCCTTAACATCAAGGACGAGAACGACAATGTGCCGTCCATTGAAATCCGCAAGATCGGGCGTATCCCACTCAAGGACGGGGTGGCCAACGTGGCCGAAGATGTTCTGGTCGACACCCCCATTGCTCTGGTACAGGTGTCCGACCGAGACCAAGGCGAGAACGGGGTAGTCACCTGCACCGTGGTGGGTGATGTGCCCTTCCAGCTCAAGCCGGCCAGCGACACAGAGGGCGACCAGAACAAGAAAAAGTACTTTCTGCACACCTCGGCCCCTTTGGACTATGAGACCACCCGGGAATTCAACGTGGTCATAGTGGCGGTGGACTCGGGCAGCCCCAGCCTCTCCAGCAACAACTCCCTGGTTGTCAAGGTAGGAGACACCAATGACAACCCGCCCGTCTTTGGCCAGTCGGTGGTGGAGGTGTACTTTCCCGAGAATAACATCCCTGGAGAGAGGGTGGCCACGGTGCTGGCGACAGACGCCGACAGTGGGAAAAATGCAGAGATTGCCTACTCTCTGGATTCTTCCGTTATGGGGATCTTTGCCATCGATCCTGATTCTGGGGACATCCTTGTCAATACGGTGCTGGACCGAGAGCAGACAGACAGGTATGAGTTTAAAGTTAACGCCAAAGACAAAGGCATCCCAGTGCTGCAGGGCAGCACCACGGTGATTGTGCAGGTGGCTGACAAGAATGACAATGACCCTAAGTTTATGCAGGACGTCTTTACCTTTTATGTGAAAGAAAACTTGCAGCCCAACAGCCCTGTGGGGATGGTCACGGTGATGGATGCTGACAAGGGGCGCAATGCGGAGATGAGCCTCTACATCGaagaaaacagtaacattttttccattgagaatgacacGGGGACCATTTACTCCACAATGTCTTTTGACCGGGAACATCAGACCACATACACATTCAGAGTCAAGGCTGTGGATGGGGGAGATCCTCCCAGATCCGCCACAGCCACAGTCTCTCTCTTTGTGATGGATGAGAATGACAATGCTCCCACCGTGACCCTTCCCAGAAACATTTCCTACACTTTACTGCCACCTTCGAGTAATGTCAGGACGGTAGTAGCTACAGTGTTGGCAACAGACAGTGACGATGGCATCAATGCAGACCTTAACTACAGCATTGTGGGAGGGAATCCCTTCAAGCTGTTTGAGATTGATTCCACCAGTGGTGTGGTTTCCTTAGTGGGAAAACTCACCCAAAAGCATTATGGCTTGCACAGGTTGGTTGTGCAAGTGAATGATAGTGGGCAGCCTTCCCAGTCCACCACAACTCTGGTGCATGTGTTTGTCAATGAAAGTGTTTCTAATGCAACTGTGATTGACTCCCAGATAGCCAGAAGTTTGCACACCCCACTCACCCAGGATATAGCTGGTGACCCAAGTTACGAAATTAGCAAGCAGAGACTCAGTATTGTCATTGGGGTGGTTGCTGGAATTATGACAGTGATTCTAATCATCTTAATTGTAGTGATGGCAAGGTACTGCCggtccaaaaataaaaatggctatgAAGCTGGCAAAAAGGATCACGAAGACTTTTTTACACCCCAGCAGCACGACAAATCTAAAAAGCctaaaaaggacaagaaaaacaaaaaatctaagcAGCCTCTCTACAGCAGCATTGTCACTGTAGAAGCTTCTAAACCAAATGGACAGAGGTATGATAGTGTCAATGAGAAGCTGTCAGATAGCCCAAGCATGGGGCGATACCGATCTGTTAATGGGGGGCCTGGCAGTCCTGACCTGGCCAGGCATTACAAATCTAGCTCTCCATTGCCTACTGTCCAGCTTCACCCCCAGTCACCAACTGCAGGAAAAAAACACCAGGCCGTACAAGATCTACCACCAGCCAACACCTTTGTGGGAGCAGGAGACAACATTTCAATTGGATCAGATCACTGCTCTGAATACAGCTGTCAAACCAATAACAAGTACAGCAAACAG